CGCCCCGGTGATCGATCCAATGATCGTGGCGGTCGTCTGCCCGTCAATGACCGGCGTCCAGGTTTCTTCGCGGACGAAACTGAGGTTGCCGCGGTGGAACTGGGTGACGACGCCCGGCAATCGGTCGGCGCGCAGCGTTTGCGTCGTGGTGATGTCGATGCCGCCACCGGAGCAATCGATCGAGTCCAGCGAATAGACGTCGGCACCGGACTCCGTCAGGCGGGCCAGCCAGTACCTCTCATCGCGGAATGCGCGGTGGACTTGTTCGACAGTGCCCTCGTACTCGGTCGCCATGTCGAATGAACGTGGCATAGCTGGCCACGCTACCGTTACCGCC
The sequence above is drawn from the Mycobacterium gallinarum genome and encodes:
- a CDS encoding DUF2505 domain-containing protein; translated protein: MPRSFDMATEYEGTVEQVHRAFRDERYWLARLTESGADVYSLDSIDCSGGGIDITTTQTLRADRLPGVVTQFHRGNLSFVREETWTPVIDGQTTATIIGSITGAPATLRGTAILAPAKSGSGSRLEFHATVEVNIPLVGGKIENFIGSQLVDLLVQEQRFTTAWISENA